The DNA region GCGCAAGCCGGTGCGGATGGTGGACGTGGTCCGCGCCGCGGTCGGCGAGGTCGAGGACTACGCGCGGGTGATCGTCCGGCCGTTCCCGGGGACCGGACTGCTCGGCAGCGCGGTCGCGGACGTCACCCACCTGATCGCCGAGCTGGTCGAGAACGCGGCGGTGTTCTCCCCGCCGAGCACCCAGGTCACCGTCCAGGGCGAGGTGGTGGCGCACGGCTTCGCGCTGGAGATCGACGACCGCGGGCTCGGCCTGAGCGAGGTGGCGCTCGCCGAGATCAACGAACGCCTCGCGGTGGAGCAGGAGTTCGACCTCGCGGACACCGACCGGCTGGGCCTGTTCGTGGTCAGCCGGCTGGCCCGGCGGCACGGCATCCGGGTCCACCTGCGGCCCTCGCCCTACGGCGGGACCACGGCGGTGGTGCTGATCCCGCGCGAGCTGCTGGCCGAGGCGCCGGACGGACTGTCCGAGCGGCCGCCGGCCGCGACCCCGGCCGCCGCGGTGGCCCCGTCGGCCGCACCGTCCGCCGGGCGGCGTCCCGCGGCGGGGCGGCGCGGCCAGCGGGACCTCGTCGCGGTGCCCGCGCTCGACGCGGACGGCACCGACCGGGACGGCTCCGGCGGTCCGGTCCTCGACGACGGTGCCGCGGGGACGGCCGGTGCCGACGGCCGGAGCGGACGGCACCGGGGCGCCGGTGGACCGCGCCCCTCGGCACCCGAACCGGCCCGCACACCGGGCGGCCTGCCGCGCCGCGCCCGGGGAGGCGGCGGGCCCGCCCTGGTCCCGGCCCCGGCCGGTGAGCCCGGCGGGGCGGGTACCGGGCGCCACCGCCGGGAGCAGGCGTCCGCACCCGCGGCGGTGCGGACCGACGCTTCCCCGGTCGGTGCTTCCCCGGTCGGCGGCGCCCCGCTCGACGGGAGGCCGGTCCACGTGGCGTCCGCCGGTGCGGCAGCCTTCGCCGGGAGGCCCTTCGACGGTGCGGCGGCCACGGCGGCCACGACCCCGGCGGAGGCCGCGACCCCACGGGGTGTCACGGCCACGCCCACCGCTGGAGCGGCCGGAGCCGCCGAAGCCGCCGGAGTCGGCGGGCCCGCGGCGCAGGGCGCGCTGCCGCGCCGCGTCCGGCAGGCCAACCTCGCCCCGCAGCTGCGGGAGCGCGCCGCCGCCCAGCAGGGCGCGCGCCCCGACGCCGGGGAGGCCGACCCGGCGCGCGAGCGCTCGCCCGAGGAGGCCCGGGCCACCTTCGCCTCCTTCCAGCGGGGGTTCACCCGGGGCCGGCGCGCCGACACCCCGCCGACGGCGGCACACCCGTCGGCGACCGGCGGATCCCGGTCCGGCGCCGCGTCCGGCGCCCCGTCCAGGCCCGGCGCCGCGTCCGCGTTCCCCTGGCAGCCGCCGAACCCGGACCGCCGCGCGATCTCCCCGGCGCCCGCTCCGGCGGCGCTCCCCGGACCCGCCGCGGGCGAACCGGCGCCGCTGGCCCGCCGCGCGCCGGTCCCGCCGCCGACCCGGATCACCCCCGCCCCGGTGCCGCTCGCGGAACCGAGCGCACCCACCGGTCCGTTGTCCGACGGACCGGCCGAACGCACCGCACCACCCTCTGCACCCGCAGGACCCGCCTGATCCGCACCATCGGTACGACCCGCACCACCCGCACCACCCGCTCCAGCGGAAGGAACAGATTCATGACCATGTCGACGCAGTCGTCCGGAGACCTCAACTGGCTCCTGGACGATCTGGTGGGACGCGTCGCGGCCCTGCGCCACGCGGTGATCCTCTCCAGCGACGGGCTGGCCACCGGCGCCTCCCGCGATCTCGACCGGGAGGACGCCGAGCACCTGGCCGCCGTCGCGGCCGGCTTCCACAGCCTGGCGAAGGGCGCCGGCGGCCACTTCAAGGTCGGTGGCGTCCGCCAGACGATGGTCGAGCTGGACGAGGCCTTCCTGTTCATCACCGCGGCCGGCGACGGCAGCTGCCTTGCGGTGCTGAGCGAGGCCGAGGCGGACATCGGCCAGATCGCCTACGAGATGGCCCTGCTGGTCAAGCGGGTCGGTGAGCACCTGGCCGCCGAGCCGCGCGCCGACGTGGCCCCGCCGGTGAGATGAGCGGCCCGATGGCGGAGGAGGAGCCGAAGCGGGTGCCGGACGGTCCGGGTGCGGACGGTCGGAGCACGGGTGACCGGGGCGAGGGCGGCCGGGGCGAGGGCGGCCGGGACGCCGTTCTCCGGGCCGTGAAGGCCCGTGCCGAAGACACCCGTGCCGAAGACACCCGCGCCGAAGACATCCGCGCCGCGGACGGGCCGGACCGGGCCGGTCCTGACGGATCCGGTTCCGGCGGGTCCGGCCCGGATCCGGCCGGTCCGGACGCGGACGGTTCCGGGCTCGACCTGTTCAGGCCGCGCACCCCGGTCGACGACCGCTGGTTCGACGACGACGCCGGCCCGGTGGTGCGGCTGTACTCGATGACCCGCGGCCGGACCAGGCCGGTCGAGGACGGCCTGTTCGACCTGATCTCGCTGATCACCGCCGCCGACCCCGCGCCGGCCGCGGGGGCCGTGCCCGCGCACGTGCTCGACCCGGAGCACCAGACCATCCTGGCCTGGTGCCGCCGGGAACCGCTCTCCGTGGCCGAGCTGGGCTCCTACACCGATCTGCCGGTCAGTGTGGTGCGCGTGCTGCTCGGCGACCTCTACGACGCCGAACTGATCAGCGTCACCCGACCCGTTCCGCTCGCCGAGCTGCCGGACGAGCGCCTGTTGCGAGACGTGATCAATGGACTCCGTGCGCTCTGACCCCACCGCGACCGCCGCCCCCGCCACCGCCTCCGGCTCCGCCGCCGACCCGCGCTGGCGGGGCGGTCCGGCGGCCGCGGTGAAGATCCTCGTCGCGGGCGGATTCGGCGCGGGCAAGACCACCCTCGTCGGCTCGGTGAGCGAGATCCGCCCGCTGCGGACCGAGGAGGAACTGAGCGAACTGGGCCGCCCGGTGGACGACACCGCCGGGGTGGAGACCAAGCGCACCACGACGGTGGCGATGGATTTCGGCCGGATCGACCTGCGGCCCGGGCTCGCGCTCTACCTGTTCGGCACGCCCGGCCAGGACCGGTTCTGGTTCGTCTGGGACGAGCTGGCGCGCGGTGCGCTCGGCGCGGTCGTGCTCGCCGACACCCGCCGGCTGGCCGACTGCTTCCCGTCGGTGGACTTCTTCGAGCAGCGCGGGATCCCGTTCCTGGTCGCGGTGAACTGCTTCGAGGGCAGTCGGGTGTTCGCCCCCGAGGAGGTCCGGGACGCGCTCGACCTGGACCCGGACATCCCGGTCGTGCTCTGCGACGCCCGTCTCCGGGAGGACGGCAAGGAGATCCTGGTCGCGCTGGTCGAGCACGCCGCGACCCGACGCCGGGTCGCCCCGATCCGGGGCTGAACCGCCCGGCGGGGGTCGGTCCGACCGCCCCGCGGCGGCCCCGTCTCATTCCGGCGTCCACATGTCGGACGATCGTGGCTCAGTAGGTTGCCTTGACCGGCCCGGCATGGAAGGCTCTGTCGACGAAGGCCGTCCGGCCCCTTGCCGGGATGCCTCGACATGCGGTGAACGCATCGCGTACAGCGCAGCGCAGCACGGGTCGTGCGGCGCGCCGTGACCAGAGGGGGAGGGCAGTGTCGTGAACGTCGAGCAGCGATGCGCCGCAGCCGCGCCCGCCCCGGCCCCGGTCACCCCGGCGCTGACCGTCCGGCGGTACATCGACCACGCATTGATCTGCAGCGCCTGCTGTCGGTGACCCGGTCACACCCCGCCGAACCCGTCACCGTCCTCCCGAGGAACCTCCCGGCCCGCGCGCCCCGTCAGGGCGTGCCCCGGCGGCGCCCTTCCGACAGGGACTGACGGTCCATCAAATCGTCGACCCGGCAGCACCGGACAACCCTCCGGTGGGCCGCCGTCAACCTGCCGCTTCGCGGAGAGCACCAGTGAACCTCGCCTGCCCCACCTCCCCTCCGGCCGCCACCACCACGACCGCCCGTGCGGGCGGGGCGGCCCGGACGGCACGGTGCAACGGTCCGTTCACATGGTTGAATGGGCGCATGAATCACGTCGTGGACAGCAGCAGGGGTCGTCACCTCGACCTTGAGCCGTTCTGGCCGTCCCGGCAGCCGCACCTGTTCGACCAGACGTGTCCGGGGTCGCCCAGCGCGTCCCGGCTCTCCCTCCGCTGACCCAAGGTCAGTTCTCGGCAGCACGCCCGGTCGACGCGCAGACGACTCCACCCCGTCCGTCACGCGCGAAATGAGCGGCATCATGTCTTCTTCCTCTACGGCCACCCTTCCCCTTCCCGCCGCGACCCCGCACCTGCGCGCGGTCCGCTCCGTCCCCTCGACCGGCGAACGATGGCACGGCGGGCCGGTCCCGCCGCGTCCGACGGCCGCTCAGCCCGCGCCTCCGGTGCCTTCGCAGGCTCCGCTCCCGCCGTACGGGGCGGGCGTCCCGCAGCCCGGCCAGCTCCCGGCGGCGCCGCAGGCGCTGCTCGCGGCGCTGCCCGAGGGCGCGGCGGTCGTCGCGGCACTCCCGCACGGCACGCTGCCGCAGGCGCTGCTGGCCCAGTACGGCGCGCAGTTCGGCGCCGCCGGGCACCCGATGGTCGGGTACCTCGTGCTGGTGCCGGCCGAGAACGCGTCCGCCACCGGTGCGGTCCCGGGTGTGCTCCCCGTCGCGACCGTCCCCGCGCCCGCCTCCCCGGCGGTCGCCCCCGCGGTCGCCGGCATCGGACCCGTCGGTCCGGCGCCGACCGGCACCGCGACCGCCTCCGTCCGCCCGGTCCGCCCCGCCGGGCGCGGCATCAGCGTGGACGTGGAGCGGCGCAACGCCTACGTCGACGGGCAGTTGCTCGACCTCACCTACCTGGAGTTCGAGCTGCTGGCCCACCTGACCGAGCACCCGCAGCGCGTCCACACCCGCGACCACCTGGTCTCCGCCGTCTGGGGCTACGGCCACGTCGGTGACGGCCGGACGGTCGACGTGCACGTCGCCCGGCTCCGCCGCAAGCTCGGTGTGGCCTACCGCGACAGCATCGTGACGGTCCGTCGGGTCGGGTACAAGTACACCCCGGTGGCGTGAACCGCCGCTGAGCTCCACCGACTTCCGCCGAGTACCGCTGAGCTCCACCGACTTCCGCCGAGCAGCACCGAGTACCGCCGAGCATCGCCGTACGGGCCGGGCGTTCATCCGAACGCCCGGCCCTCGGGCATGGGCTGACGATGCGTCAGGCGCGCTGGTCCGGCGGCAGCAGCAGGACGGCCAGGGCGGCGGCGCAGGACCGCGCGTGCCCGAGGAACCAGTCCAGCCGGTCGTCGGTGAGGTGCGCGGGCGTCGAGCGGACGGCCAGCGCGAACCGGGCCTGGCCGGCGCCGTCCAGCACCGGTACGGCCACCGTGCGGATCCCGGTCGCCGACTCGCCGTCGTTGAGCGCGTGGCCGGCGGACCGGACCTTCGCCAACTCCTCGTCCAGCCGCTCCGGTTCGGTGATGGTCCGGTCGGTGAACGGCGGCAGCGGGCCGAGTGCGGCCGCCCCCGCCTCGCCGGGCCGCGGCCAGGCCAGCAGCACCTTTCCCAGGGCCGTCGAGTGGAGCGGGCGGCGCAGTCCCAGCCCGGTGTCGGGGCGGACGGACGCGCCGACCAGGATCACCGCGTGCGGGCCGCTGCGGATCGCCAGGTCGGCGGTGGCCCCGGTGCGCCGGGAGAGCAGTTCCAGTTCGGGTGCGGCCAGGTGCAGGCCCCGCTGGTGGAAGGAGAGCTGGCCGAGCTCGGCGACGGCCGGGCCGAGCCGGTAGCGGGCGGTCTGCTCGTCCTGCTCCAGGAACCCGGCGCTGACCAGGGTGCGGGCGAGCCGGTGTGAGGTCGAGACCGACAGGCCCATCCGGCGGGCCAGGTCCGAGGCGCTCAGGTCGGGGCCGTTGTCGTGGAAGCAGTGCAGCAGCCCGAGGGCTCGCTGGACGGCCTGGGCGCCGGCCGGCGGGCTCTGGACGGCGGTGGCGGCCTCGGCCATGGCACCTCTCGTTCTGTCCGGCGCTCCGGCCGGTTCACCGGAGTCGCTCCCAGACTATGGCAGCGTGTGCTGCGGATTTGTGTCAACGACGTTGCAATGGGATGCCGTTCATGAACAAGTGATCCCACCATGTGGCAAAGGCTTGCCTCGCGCTCCCTCGTCGTGGAACGCTCGGCGCAGCGCACCGGACGAGCCCCGTCCACCGCGCCGGACCGCAGGAAGGAGCAGCGCCGTGACGACCCACCGGTGCCCCGCCCCCTGCGTCTGTTGTCGCTGACGCGCCGTCCGCGCCGACCGCCCACACCCCCGCCGCCGCAAGGCCGGTGCGCGCCAGTACCGCGCCCCGCCGCACCCGTGCGCACCCAGCCGCAGAGGAACCGTCACCGTGCCCAGCCACGCCAGCAGTACCCCCGGCCCCGCCCCCGCGGCCGCCGCCGATGTCCCGCCGGACCTCTGGTTCACCCGCTGCCCCGTCCCCACCGCGACCGGCATCGCCGCCGACCAGGGATGGCTCGCCCGGGAGTTCGCCGCCGACGGGATCGCCGTCCGCTCGCTCCAGGACGCGCCGCCCGAGGTGGCCGCCGACCACCACTACACGCACGCCCTCACCGGCCTGTTCCGCGAGGGCGGGAACGTCCCGGCGCTGTGGGCCCGCTCGCGGGGCGAGCGGACCAGGCTGATCGGGCTCACCTGGATCGAGGAGCGGCAGGCCGTCCTGGTCCGGGCCGGCAGCGGGATCGACGCTCCGGAGCAGCTGCGGGGCCGTCGCCTGGCCGTCCCACGTCATGGGATCGGGATCGACTTCTGGCGGGCGATGGCCCTCGCCGGCCTGCACGGCGCCCTGTCGCTCGCCGGACTCACCCTGGACGACGCCGAGTTGGTGGACGTCCCGGCCGAGCCGGGCGGCGGGCAGTGGGCCGCGGAGCTCGCCGCCCTGCGG from Kitasatospora sp. NBC_00458 includes:
- a CDS encoding GTP-binding protein: MDSVRSDPTATAAPATASGSAADPRWRGGPAAAVKILVAGGFGAGKTTLVGSVSEIRPLRTEEELSELGRPVDDTAGVETKRTTTVAMDFGRIDLRPGLALYLFGTPGQDRFWFVWDELARGALGAVVLADTRRLADCFPSVDFFEQRGIPFLVAVNCFEGSRVFAPEEVRDALDLDPDIPVVLCDARLREDGKEILVALVEHAATRRRVAPIRG
- a CDS encoding ABC transporter substrate-binding protein; this translates as MPSHASSTPGPAPAAAADVPPDLWFTRCPVPTATGIAADQGWLAREFAADGIAVRSLQDAPPEVAADHHYTHALTGLFREGGNVPALWARSRGERTRLIGLTWIEERQAVLVRAGSGIDAPEQLRGRRLAVPRHGIGIDFWRAMALAGLHGALSLAGLTLDDAELVDVPAEPGGGQWAAELAALRDGTVDAVYVKGALAVEAARRIGAEVAVELDAAPDRRARVNNGTPRPITVHQSLLDEHPELVARFLAVLLEAADWAAEHPVEVTRILQAETGAGEEGVAGAYAPGSHRTLHLDLSEERLGLLEQQERFLHRHGFLEAPVDVRGWADPGPLRAARALLAARREAGEAGRQRTTEG
- a CDS encoding winged helix-turn-helix domain-containing protein produces the protein MSSSSTATLPLPAATPHLRAVRSVPSTGERWHGGPVPPRPTAAQPAPPVPSQAPLPPYGAGVPQPGQLPAAPQALLAALPEGAAVVAALPHGTLPQALLAQYGAQFGAAGHPMVGYLVLVPAENASATGAVPGVLPVATVPAPASPAVAPAVAGIGPVGPAPTGTATASVRPVRPAGRGISVDVERRNAYVDGQLLDLTYLEFELLAHLTEHPQRVHTRDHLVSAVWGYGHVGDGRTVDVHVARLRRKLGVAYRDSIVTVRRVGYKYTPVA
- a CDS encoding IclR family transcriptional regulator, with protein sequence MAEAATAVQSPPAGAQAVQRALGLLHCFHDNGPDLSASDLARRMGLSVSTSHRLARTLVSAGFLEQDEQTARYRLGPAVAELGQLSFHQRGLHLAAPELELLSRRTGATADLAIRSGPHAVILVGASVRPDTGLGLRRPLHSTALGKVLLAWPRPGEAGAAALGPLPPFTDRTITEPERLDEELAKVRSAGHALNDGESATGIRTVAVPVLDGAGQARFALAVRSTPAHLTDDRLDWFLGHARSCAAALAVLLLPPDQRA
- a CDS encoding DUF742 domain-containing protein, whose amino-acid sequence is MFRPRTPVDDRWFDDDAGPVVRLYSMTRGRTRPVEDGLFDLISLITAADPAPAAGAVPAHVLDPEHQTILAWCRREPLSVAELGSYTDLPVSVVRVLLGDLYDAELISVTRPVPLAELPDERLLRDVINGLRAL
- a CDS encoding sensor histidine kinase, which translates into the protein MRLRSSSIRAKIIALLLVPIVALTALWVYATLATTGDVWSRLETSSTYERFGAPVDRYAHDLQTERRAAVQRLADPASRAARDAFEHAQATTDRSLTVLRQLKDGSDGGRLDEAQRGRFLQVLAAADQLAPLRSQINRAALNWEFTLGQYSDLVKPTFGFRSAFVARQSGQLPRQGTILIELVRAREYLAQEDAAMEGLRTSTGRPTAEQYQVALDALHNQQALFTVYIAELDPADQADYIALRGGEAWAALARAEADFVGAGGPDRVVQAINGDDWRETADRALGDLAAINTRLAGTIDDREHSYAIGLLWRGGIAGLIGLVAVVLSVVISYRIGRGLARELIGLRNAANELAGTRLPSVMLRLRKGEAVDVAAEAPELQFGPAEIGQVGRAINAVQRAAVEAAVEQAELRRGVSAVFVNLARRSQVLLHRQLTLLDTMERRTEDPAELEDLFKVDHLTTRMRRHAEGLIILAGGSPGRAWRKPVRMVDVVRAAVGEVEDYARVIVRPFPGTGLLGSAVADVTHLIAELVENAAVFSPPSTQVTVQGEVVAHGFALEIDDRGLGLSEVALAEINERLAVEQEFDLADTDRLGLFVVSRLARRHGIRVHLRPSPYGGTTAVVLIPRELLAEAPDGLSERPPAATPAAAVAPSAAPSAGRRPAAGRRGQRDLVAVPALDADGTDRDGSGGPVLDDGAAGTAGADGRSGRHRGAGGPRPSAPEPARTPGGLPRRARGGGGPALVPAPAGEPGGAGTGRHRREQASAPAAVRTDASPVGASPVGGAPLDGRPVHVASAGAAAFAGRPFDGAAATAATTPAEAATPRGVTATPTAGAAGAAEAAGVGGPAAQGALPRRVRQANLAPQLRERAAAQQGARPDAGEADPARERSPEEARATFASFQRGFTRGRRADTPPTAAHPSATGGSRSGAASGAPSRPGAASAFPWQPPNPDRRAISPAPAPAALPGPAAGEPAPLARRAPVPPPTRITPAPVPLAEPSAPTGPLSDGPAERTAPPSAPAGPA
- a CDS encoding roadblock/LC7 domain-containing protein, which encodes MTMSTQSSGDLNWLLDDLVGRVAALRHAVILSSDGLATGASRDLDREDAEHLAAVAAGFHSLAKGAGGHFKVGGVRQTMVELDEAFLFITAAGDGSCLAVLSEAEADIGQIAYEMALLVKRVGEHLAAEPRADVAPPVR